A genomic window from Salvia miltiorrhiza cultivar Shanhuang (shh) chromosome 5, IMPLAD_Smil_shh, whole genome shotgun sequence includes:
- the LOC131025339 gene encoding BTB/POZ domain-containing protein At1g67900-like, whose protein sequence is MKFMKLGSRPDTFYTTEAVRSVSSDVSSDLIVQVKGSRYLLHKFPLLSKCLRLQRLYAESPEAEVSELQLIKLHDFPGGVEAFELCAKFCYGITITLSAFNIVSIRCAAEYLQMTEDVEKGNLIYKVEVFLNSCILHGWRDSLVTLQTTKAFPLVSEEVGVTGRCIEAVASRVLAHPEKVGLAYSRGGRDELSSNGSESHHRHRAKGWWGEDLAELGIDLYWRVMAAIKTGGKVPPRLVGDALRAYASRWLPNLGEADGGGGDGEVDARNRLVLESIVSLLPSEKGAVSCSFLLKLLKAANVLKASASSKAELATRAGLQLDEATVGDLLLPRCSCSEDGTKHDVDAVLNMLEEFVSRGQSPPTSPPRGERRGAERRRSRSAQDVDVEFQERRRSSSASHSSKLKVAKLVDGYLQEIARDAGLPMSKFIAIAEAIPGFARLNHDGLYKAIDVYLKVHPELSKSERKRLCRILDCKKLSVEACMHAAQNEMLPLRVVVQVLFFEQARASMADGQVAELPSNIKVLKSSVSTLKMKLAEDHDVEKPSKIKSLSMMPSRPKRMFSKLWPISRSASEKN, encoded by the exons ATGAAGTTCATGAAGCTGGGATCTCGGCCAGATACATTCTACACTACAGAGGCTGTGAG GTCTGTTTCATCTGATGTTTCAAGTGATCTTATAGTCCAAGTAAAAGGGAGCAGATATTTACTCCATAAG TTTCCCCTGCTATCCAAATGTCTTCGCCTGCAGAGGCTGTATGCAGAGAGCCCCGAGGCCGAGGTCTCGGAGCTCCAGCTGATCAAGCTCCACGACTTCCCCGGAGGCGTGGAGGCCTTCGAGCTCTGTGCCAAGTTCTGCTACGGCATCACCATCACGCTCAGCGCCTTCAACATTGTCTCGATCCGTTGTGCAGCAGAGTATCTCCAAATGACAGAGGATGTGGAGAAGGGCAACTTGATATACAAAGTTGAGGTGTTCTTGAATTCTTGCATCCTTCATGGATGGAGGGACTCACTTGTGACTTTGCAAACCACCAAGGCCTTCCCCTTGGTTTCGGAGGAGGTGGGGGTGACCGGGAGGTGCATTGAGGCCGTTGCCTCGAGGGTTCTGGCCCACCCGGAGAAGGTGGGGCTGGCCTACTCGAGGGGCGGGAGGGATGAGCTGTCGAGCAATGGGTCAGAGAGCCATCATAGGCATAGGGCTAAAGGGTGGTGGGGTGAGGATTTGGCTGAATTGGGGATTGATCTTTATTGGAGAGTGATGGCAGCAATCAAGACTGGTGGGAAGGTTCCCCCTCGTCTCGTCGGTGATGCTTTGAGAGCCTACGCGTCGCGTTGGCTCCCAAACTTGGGTGAAgctgatggtggtggtggtgatggtgAAGTAGATGCAAGAAATAGGCTGGTTTTGGAATCAATTGTTAGCTTATTACCATCTGAGAAAGGGGCTGTTTCATGTAGTTTTCTTCTAAAACTGCTCAAGGCAGCCAATGTGCTGAAAGCCTCTGCCTCATCCAAGGCAGAGCTGGCAACAAGGGCAGGCCTGCAGCTAGACGAAGCCACGGTGGGCGACCTCTTACTCCCCCGTTGCTCGTGTTCTGAAGATGGGACGAAGCACGATGTGGACGCCGTCTTGAACATGCTGGAGGAGTTCGTGTCCCGGGGCCAGAGCCCCCCCACGAGCCCCCCCAGGGGCGAGAGGCGGGGGGCAGAGAGGCGGAGGTCCCGGTCTGCGCAGGACGTTGATGTGGAGTTTCAAGAGAGGAGGAGATCATCCTCTGCCTCACACAGCTCCAAACTCAAGGTTGCAAAGCTTGTTGATGGATACTTGCAAGAGATAGCAAGAGATGCAGGTTTGCCTATGTCCAAATTCATTGCCATTGCTGAAGCAATCCCAGGCTTTGCAAGGCTTAATCATGATGGCCTCTACAAGGCCATTGATGTCTACCTAAAG GTGCATCCGGAGCTGAGCAAGAGCGAGAGGAAGCGTCTGTGTCGAATACTCGACTGCAAGAAGCTATCTGTGGAGGCTTGTATGCATGCTGCACAGAATGAGATGCTCCCTCTAAGGGTGGTGGTGCAGGTCCTCTTCTTCGAGCAGGCACGGGCTTCAATGGCCGATGGCCAAGTGGCCGAGCTTCCTAGCAACATCAAGGTGCTGAAGTCTAGTGTTTCGACACTGAAGATGAAGCTGGCTGAAGATCACGACGTCGAGAAGCCTTCCAAGATCAAGTCTCTGAGCATGATGCCTAGCAGACCTAAGAGGATGTTCAGCAAGCTCTGGCCTATTAGTAGAAGTGCAAGTGAAAAGAATTGA